From a single Chloroflexia bacterium SDU3-3 genomic region:
- a CDS encoding response regulator, whose protein sequence is MWQSQDRTAALSPELAVSTRELLRSTAHDVMSMLAAIYLAWHLVATVLWPLEIGGRVWLLSLGFAPLCYAALRLLPRRPLLSCALWQVGLAALLALAVALFQQPQVALLAALLPLIAVISFGWAAGLAALALVVALAALAGAGLLAPPLPPASVAGLVVGAAIAGLLGWTATRSLATVAQWSLASYDQARGHAAAAQSHRAELAQTLKALDHAYYRLERANVALVAARNQAEEAERFKAEFVANVSHELRTPLNLIVGFSEVIITSPESYGMPLPGPYRSDLNAIYRSAQHLLALVDDVLDLARIEAGKITLVREDVDLPGLIGDAVDTMRDYISAKGIGLRVRIAPDLPRLHIDRLRIRQVLLNLLVNAARFTERGHLAVEAAREGERVVLRVSDTGRGIPAHELPMIFEEFRTSAPPVSAWHSGSGLGLPISRKFVALHGGEMGVESELGRGTTFWISLPLQATAADDAPSGEQARWHPLVPLASTERILVVVHEDAQVVALLQRHLDGYRVVGARTAAEGLALARDVQAIGVVVDAELQLEGAPEALPILRCTLPSSRHAALAMGAIALLTKPVARQDLVRVIEQIQRPIRRVLIVDDEPKMVQLLQRMLHSYIPAESCLAAHDHAEAMRVLRDERPDIVLLDLHMERADGHALLEQIAQSGELAATPVVAIAGQGQDYLSVPLGGAIQLRRQAEFGLGELVRLIDAAFSALAPGWQQLGPRGPAPAAAPAD, encoded by the coding sequence ATGTGGCAGTCACAAGACCGCACGGCGGCGCTTAGCCCCGAGCTGGCGGTCTCCACCCGCGAGCTGCTGCGCTCGACCGCCCACGATGTGATGTCGATGCTGGCCGCGATCTACCTAGCCTGGCATCTGGTCGCCACCGTGCTCTGGCCGCTAGAGATCGGGGGCAGGGTCTGGCTGCTCAGCCTGGGCTTCGCGCCGCTGTGCTACGCGGCGCTGCGCCTGCTGCCGCGTCGCCCGCTGCTGTCGTGTGCGCTGTGGCAGGTGGGCCTCGCGGCCCTGCTGGCGCTGGCTGTGGCGCTGTTCCAGCAGCCCCAGGTGGCCCTCCTCGCGGCCCTGCTGCCTCTAATCGCCGTGATCTCGTTTGGCTGGGCGGCTGGGCTGGCCGCGCTGGCGCTAGTGGTTGCCCTGGCCGCGCTCGCGGGTGCGGGCCTGCTGGCCCCGCCGCTGCCGCCCGCCAGCGTGGCGGGGCTGGTGGTGGGCGCGGCCATCGCCGGGCTGCTGGGCTGGACGGCCACGCGCTCGCTGGCCACGGTGGCCCAGTGGTCGCTGGCCAGCTACGACCAGGCGCGCGGCCACGCCGCCGCCGCCCAGAGCCACCGCGCCGAGCTGGCCCAGACCCTCAAGGCGCTTGACCACGCCTACTACCGCCTAGAGCGGGCCAACGTGGCGCTGGTGGCCGCCCGCAACCAGGCCGAGGAGGCCGAGCGCTTCAAGGCCGAGTTCGTGGCCAATGTCAGCCACGAGCTGCGCACCCCGCTGAACCTGATCGTCGGCTTCAGCGAGGTGATCATCACCTCGCCCGAGAGCTACGGCATGCCGCTGCCCGGCCCCTACCGCAGCGACCTGAACGCGATCTACCGCAGCGCCCAGCACCTGCTGGCCCTGGTGGACGATGTGCTGGATCTGGCCCGGATCGAGGCGGGGAAGATCACGCTGGTGCGCGAGGATGTCGACCTGCCCGGCCTGATCGGCGATGCGGTCGACACCATGCGCGACTACATCAGCGCCAAGGGCATCGGGCTGCGCGTGCGGATCGCGCCCGACCTGCCTCGGCTGCACATCGATAGGCTGCGCATCCGCCAGGTGCTGCTCAACCTGCTGGTGAACGCGGCCCGCTTCACCGAGCGCGGCCACCTGGCCGTCGAGGCCGCCCGCGAGGGCGAGCGCGTGGTGCTGCGGGTGTCCGACACCGGGCGCGGCATCCCCGCCCACGAGCTGCCCATGATCTTCGAGGAGTTCCGCACCAGCGCGCCGCCGGTCTCGGCCTGGCACAGCGGCAGCGGCCTGGGGCTGCCGATCAGCCGCAAGTTCGTGGCGCTGCACGGCGGCGAGATGGGGGTGGAGAGCGAGCTGGGGCGGGGCACCACCTTCTGGATCAGCCTGCCGCTGCAGGCCACCGCTGCCGACGACGCCCCATCGGGCGAGCAGGCCCGCTGGCACCCGCTGGTGCCGCTGGCCTCGACCGAGCGCATCCTAGTGGTGGTGCACGAGGATGCCCAGGTGGTGGCGCTGCTGCAGCGCCACCTGGATGGCTACCGCGTGGTCGGCGCGCGCACCGCCGCCGAGGGCCTGGCCCTGGCCCGCGATGTCCAGGCGATCGGCGTGGTGGTGGATGCGGAGCTGCAGCTTGAGGGCGCGCCCGAGGCGCTGCCGATCCTGCGCTGCACGCTGCCCAGCAGCCGCCACGCCGCCCTGGCTATGGGCGCGATCGCCCTGCTGACCAAGCCGGTGGCGCGCCAGGATCTGGTGCGCGTGATCGAGCAGATCCAGCGGCCCATCCGCCGCGTGCTGATCGTGGATGACGAGCCGAAGATGGTGCAGCTGCTCCAGCGCATGCTGCACTCGTACATCCCCGCTGAGTCGTGCCTGGCCGCCCACGACCACGCCGAGGCCATGCGCGTGCTGCGCGATGAGCGCCCCGATATAGTGCTGCTCGACCTGCACATGGAGCGGGCCGACGGCCACGCGCTGCTGGAGCAGATCGCGCAGTCGGGCGAGCTGGCCGCCACGCCGGTGGTGGCGATCGCCGGGCAGGGCCAGGACTACCTGAGCGTGCCGCTGGGCGGGGCCATCCAGCTGCGCCGCCAGGCCGAGTTTGGCCTGGGCGAGCTGGTGCGGCTGATCGACGCGGCCTTCAGCGCGCTGGCCCCTGGCTGGCAGCAGCTTGGGCCAAGGGGGCCAGCGCCCGCAGCAGCGCCTGCTGATTGA
- a CDS encoding response regulator has protein sequence MSPASPQTPMPTSPPPPTREAFARWVQEALQRLYDLPYLQKHPLADVLAAAEPDRLQRVPHLRRALLDAIHSLAPAQGAQAQSPDWRAYRILELRYIEGLTPPEVMQQLALSRSYYFREQARMLDALTTTLWERWQQSAQAAPAEEASPSREQLAYAEASRLAAQTSGEHVDPADVLQQLAPLVESLAHSQGKRVQVDMPAQLVPLRADRVLLRQALVTAITYALDIATDQAVRITGFSERRAAGIAIHVAGAPEAAQPGRGLEVCAQLMQALGGELQVEHTFGGLWQARLAWPTEAIHTLLVVDDNQDFANLFRRYLASHSWRVVGAADGEQARQAIAEHLPTAIILDVMMPREDGWELLMALRASEATRTTPVIICSVLNEPRLAQALGADGYLTKPVNQQALLRALAPLAQAAASQGPAR, from the coding sequence ATGTCCCCTGCAAGTCCACAAACGCCTATGCCGACAAGCCCACCCCCGCCCACCCGAGAAGCCTTCGCCCGCTGGGTCCAGGAGGCGCTGCAGCGGCTCTACGACCTGCCCTACCTGCAGAAGCACCCGCTGGCCGATGTGCTGGCCGCCGCCGAGCCGGATCGGCTGCAGCGCGTGCCGCACCTGCGCCGCGCGCTGCTCGACGCCATCCACTCGCTGGCCCCGGCCCAGGGCGCGCAGGCCCAGTCGCCCGACTGGCGGGCCTACCGCATCCTAGAGCTGCGCTACATCGAGGGCCTGACGCCGCCAGAGGTGATGCAGCAGCTGGCGCTGAGCCGAAGCTACTACTTCCGCGAGCAGGCCCGCATGCTGGATGCGCTGACCACCACGCTCTGGGAGCGCTGGCAGCAGAGCGCCCAGGCGGCCCCAGCCGAGGAGGCCAGCCCCTCGCGCGAGCAGCTGGCCTACGCCGAGGCCAGCAGGCTGGCGGCCCAGACCAGCGGCGAGCATGTCGACCCGGCGGATGTGCTGCAGCAGCTCGCACCGCTGGTCGAGTCGCTGGCGCACAGCCAGGGCAAGCGGGTGCAGGTCGACATGCCCGCGCAGCTGGTGCCGCTGCGCGCCGACCGCGTGCTGCTGCGCCAGGCGCTGGTCACCGCCATCACCTACGCGCTCGACATCGCCACCGATCAGGCGGTGCGGATCACCGGCTTCAGCGAGCGGCGCGCGGCGGGCATTGCCATCCATGTGGCCGGCGCGCCCGAGGCCGCGCAGCCGGGGCGCGGGCTGGAGGTATGCGCGCAGCTGATGCAGGCGCTGGGCGGCGAGCTGCAGGTCGAGCACACATTTGGCGGGCTATGGCAGGCCCGCCTGGCCTGGCCCACCGAGGCCATCCACACCCTGCTGGTGGTCGACGACAACCAGGATTTCGCCAACCTGTTCCGGCGCTACCTGGCCAGCCACAGCTGGCGCGTGGTGGGCGCCGCCGACGGCGAGCAGGCCCGGCAGGCGATCGCCGAGCACCTGCCCACCGCGATCATCCTGGATGTGATGATGCCGCGCGAGGACGGCTGGGAGCTGCTGATGGCGCTGCGGGCCAGCGAGGCCACGCGCACCACGCCGGTGATCATCTGCTCGGTGCTGAACGAGCCTCGGCTGGCCCAGGCGCTGGGGGCCGACGGCTACCTGACCAAGCCGGTCAATCAGCAGGCGCTGCTGCGGGCGCTGGCCCCCTTGGCCCAAGCTGCTGCCAGCCAGGGGCCAGCGCGCTGA
- a CDS encoding extracellular solute-binding protein has translation MKLIKHSMVLLVCGLLAACGTAGTGASPSAQPAPADTQATAAPAAAATSAGETTASGDQIQLRVAWWGSQNRHDRTLKVIELFEKSHPNIKIVSEYSNFDDYWTKLSTQAAGGNLPDVVQHDYSRIGEWVSQSLLLPLDPYVSDGTIKLEDVADEQLSGGRVGGKIYGISLGTNALTVLYDPAKFKAAGLEAPTADWTWTDFQKSADTIHQKLGIYGVEGFYNIEMLKLYLKERGKWIYNDQGTGLGYTDDSQVAAFFQLLLDMQASGAMPTREFDAARGTPSLEESLIVSEKSAMLFTWSNQAVAVANAVKGRELALVQTPRLDGGSESLYLKPSMFFAIPAKSKNAAAAAQFIDFFLNSPEANQILAAERGVPIIPAVRTAIKTDLPPMQQQVFKYIAEVEAVAAPINPPDPPTHAKIVAEVYNPLIDQLLYGEISAEDAAAQLRTQVSAILAGK, from the coding sequence ATGAAGCTGATCAAGCACAGCATGGTGCTGCTGGTCTGCGGGCTGCTGGCCGCATGCGGCACCGCTGGCACCGGGGCTTCGCCCTCGGCCCAGCCAGCCCCCGCCGACACCCAGGCCACCGCGGCCCCCGCCGCCGCCGCCACCTCGGCTGGCGAGACCACCGCCAGCGGCGACCAGATCCAGCTGCGCGTGGCCTGGTGGGGCTCGCAGAACCGCCACGACCGCACGCTCAAAGTGATCGAGCTGTTCGAGAAATCGCACCCCAATATCAAGATCGTCTCTGAATATAGCAACTTCGACGACTACTGGACCAAGCTGTCCACCCAGGCGGCGGGCGGCAACCTGCCCGATGTGGTGCAGCACGACTACTCGCGCATCGGCGAGTGGGTCTCGCAGAGCCTGCTGCTGCCGCTCGACCCCTACGTCTCCGACGGCACGATCAAGCTGGAGGATGTGGCCGACGAGCAGCTCTCCGGCGGTCGCGTGGGCGGCAAGATCTACGGCATCTCGCTGGGCACCAACGCCCTGACGGTGCTCTACGACCCCGCCAAGTTCAAGGCCGCTGGCCTTGAGGCCCCCACCGCCGACTGGACATGGACCGACTTCCAGAAGTCCGCCGACACCATCCACCAGAAGCTCGGCATCTATGGCGTCGAGGGTTTCTACAACATAGAGATGCTCAAGCTCTACCTCAAAGAGCGCGGCAAGTGGATCTACAACGACCAGGGCACCGGCCTTGGCTACACCGACGACAGCCAGGTCGCCGCGTTCTTCCAGCTGCTGCTGGACATGCAGGCCTCCGGCGCGATGCCCACCCGCGAGTTCGACGCCGCCCGTGGCACGCCCTCGCTTGAGGAGTCGCTGATCGTCAGCGAGAAGTCGGCCATGCTGTTCACCTGGAGCAACCAGGCCGTGGCTGTGGCCAATGCGGTGAAGGGTCGCGAGCTGGCCCTGGTGCAGACCCCGCGCCTCGATGGCGGCAGCGAGAGCCTCTACCTCAAGCCGTCGATGTTCTTCGCCATCCCGGCCAAGTCGAAGAATGCCGCCGCCGCCGCCCAGTTCATCGACTTCTTCCTCAACTCGCCCGAGGCCAACCAGATCCTGGCCGCCGAGCGCGGCGTGCCGATCATCCCGGCCGTGCGCACGGCGATCAAGACCGACCTGCCGCCCATGCAGCAGCAGGTGTTCAAGTACATCGCCGAGGTCGAGGCGGTGGCCGCGCCGATCAACCCGCCCGACCCGCCCACCCACGCCAAGATCGTGGCCGAGGTCTACAACCCGCTGATCGACCAGCTGCTCTACGGCGAGATCAGCGCGGAGGATGCGGCGGCCCAGCTCCGCACCCAGGTCAGCGCCATCCTGGCGGGCAAGTAG
- a CDS encoding sugar ABC transporter permease, whose amino-acid sequence MGYLFISPWLIGFFVFTLVPIVVSFVLAFTSYDIFSPPRWVGVENFQQMFVDKRYWNATQATLFYVFFSVPLRLIFALGVALLMNHSFRLIGLYRAVYYVPSLVGGSVAVAVMWRLIFGGDGLVNTMLAPLGIDGPNWLGSPRTVLVPLILLAVWQFGSPMLIFLAGLKQIPAEFYEAASMDGASPVRRFVHITLPMLSPVIFFNLVMQIISGFMVFTQGIIIAPNGGPLQRALFYSVYLYQKAFSQREMGYASAMAWVLLLIVAFFTAIIFTSSNSWVYYDDSKEES is encoded by the coding sequence ATGGGCTACCTGTTTATCTCTCCGTGGCTGATTGGTTTCTTTGTGTTCACGCTTGTCCCGATTGTGGTCTCCTTCGTCCTCGCCTTCACCAGCTACGACATCTTCTCGCCGCCGCGCTGGGTCGGGGTCGAGAACTTCCAGCAGATGTTTGTCGACAAGCGCTACTGGAACGCGACCCAGGCCACGCTCTTCTACGTGTTCTTCTCGGTGCCGCTGCGCCTGATCTTCGCGCTGGGCGTGGCCCTGCTGATGAACCACTCGTTCCGCCTGATCGGCCTGTACCGCGCGGTCTACTATGTGCCCTCGCTGGTGGGCGGCAGCGTGGCGGTGGCGGTGATGTGGCGGCTGATCTTCGGCGGCGATGGCCTGGTGAACACCATGCTGGCCCCGCTGGGCATCGACGGCCCCAACTGGCTGGGCAGCCCGCGCACCGTGCTGGTGCCGCTCATCCTGCTGGCGGTCTGGCAGTTCGGCTCGCCCATGCTGATCTTCCTGGCCGGGCTGAAGCAGATCCCCGCCGAGTTCTACGAGGCTGCCTCAATGGATGGGGCCAGCCCGGTGCGCCGCTTCGTGCACATCACGCTGCCCATGCTCAGCCCGGTGATCTTCTTCAACCTGGTGATGCAGATCATCAGCGGCTTCATGGTCTTCACCCAGGGTATTATCATCGCTCCCAACGGCGGGCCGCTGCAGCGCGCGCTGTTCTACTCGGTCTATCTCTACCAGAAGGCCTTCAGCCAGCGCGAGATGGGCTACGCCTCGGCCATGGCCTGGGTGCTGCTGCTGATCGTGGCCTTCTTCACCGCTATAATCTTCACATCCTCGAACAGCTGGGTCTACTACGACGACTCGAAGGAGGAGAGCTGA
- a CDS encoding carbohydrate ABC transporter permease: MLRRAAMQLLIIALGVVMLYPLLWMLASAFKEGTEIFTDVGSLIPQPFTWENFRTGWAGFGGITFGTFFLNSLTIAVASTVGVVASSALVAYGFARIPFAGRRFWFVCMLLTLMLPTQVQIIPQYIVFSSIGWVNTFLPLVAPKFFGQAFFIFLMMQFIRGLPRELDEAAEIDGCSQVGIFFRIILPLILPALITSALFSFYWTWEDFFGPLLYLNEPRLFTVSLALRNFADPSTATNWGAIFAMSSLSLLPSLILFVFFQRYLVQGISTTGLKG; this comes from the coding sequence ATGCTGCGCCGGGCCGCCATGCAGCTGCTGATCATCGCGCTGGGCGTGGTGATGCTCTACCCGCTGCTGTGGATGCTGGCTAGCGCGTTCAAGGAAGGCACCGAGATCTTCACCGATGTCGGCTCGCTCATCCCCCAGCCCTTCACATGGGAGAACTTCCGCACCGGCTGGGCGGGCTTCGGCGGCATCACCTTCGGCACGTTCTTCCTCAACTCGCTCACTATCGCCGTGGCATCCACCGTGGGTGTGGTCGCCTCCTCGGCGCTGGTGGCCTACGGCTTCGCGCGCATCCCCTTCGCGGGGCGGCGCTTCTGGTTCGTGTGCATGCTGCTCACCCTGATGCTGCCCACCCAGGTGCAGATCATCCCGCAGTACATCGTGTTTAGCAGCATCGGCTGGGTCAACACCTTCCTGCCGCTGGTGGCCCCCAAGTTCTTTGGCCAGGCCTTCTTTATCTTCCTGATGATGCAGTTCATCCGCGGCCTGCCGCGCGAGCTGGATGAGGCCGCCGAGATCGATGGCTGCAGCCAGGTGGGCATCTTCTTCCGTATCATCCTGCCGCTCATCCTGCCCGCCCTGATCACGTCGGCGCTGTTCTCGTTCTACTGGACGTGGGAGGATTTCTTTGGGCCGCTGCTCTACCTGAATGAGCCGAGGCTGTTCACGGTCTCGCTGGCCCTGCGCAACTTTGCCGACCCCTCGACGGCCACCAACTGGGGCGCGATCTTCGCGATGTCGTCGCTCTCGCTGCTGCCGTCGCTTATTCTGTTCGTGTTCTTTCAGCGCTACCTTGTGCAGGGGATCAGCACCACCGGCCTGAAGGGCTGA
- a CDS encoding Gfo/Idh/MocA family oxidoreductase, translating to MSVRTRYAVVGLGSRSRMFTTALLKDYADTSELVAFCDVNQTRMDYYNHYYASTLAAPPVPTYKPDQFDEMVRDQRVDCVIVTSIDRTHHRYIIRAMELGCDVISEKPMTMTAPRCQDILDTIKATGRQLRVTFNYRYAPRNSKVKEVLQSGAIGAVRSVHFEWLLDTVHGADYFRRWHRDKRNSGGLMVHKATHHFDLVNWWLGSQPETVYAMGDLLFYGRENAEERGATAFYDRAHGRPVAERDPFAIRLESDEALRRMYLEAEAEDGYVRDQSVFGDGISIEDDMAVLVRYRSRAQMSYHLTAYAPWEGFRVAFNGTKGRLEYDVHENSYVSGSSDDSNLPEIRDSPSTELSETASLVIRPLWGRPVEVELGDSSEAGHGGGDRRMLDDIFKGVQSDPLGRAANHVDGAMSILTGIAANQAFATGLPVRVGDLVRF from the coding sequence ATGTCAGTACGCACGCGCTATGCGGTTGTCGGCCTTGGCTCGCGGTCGCGCATGTTCACCACGGCCCTGCTCAAGGACTACGCCGACACCTCCGAGCTGGTGGCCTTCTGCGATGTCAACCAGACACGCATGGACTACTATAACCACTACTACGCCTCCACGCTGGCCGCGCCGCCGGTGCCTACCTACAAGCCCGACCAGTTCGATGAGATGGTGCGCGATCAGCGCGTGGACTGCGTGATCGTCACGTCGATCGACCGCACCCACCACCGCTATATCATCCGCGCCATGGAGCTGGGCTGCGATGTGATCAGCGAGAAGCCGATGACCATGACGGCCCCGCGCTGCCAGGACATCCTCGATACGATCAAGGCCACGGGCCGCCAGCTGCGCGTCACCTTCAACTACCGCTACGCCCCGCGCAACTCGAAGGTGAAGGAGGTGCTGCAGAGCGGCGCGATCGGCGCGGTGCGCTCGGTCCACTTCGAGTGGCTGCTCGACACCGTCCACGGGGCCGACTACTTCCGCCGCTGGCACCGCGACAAGCGCAACTCGGGCGGCCTGATGGTGCACAAGGCCACCCACCACTTCGACCTGGTGAACTGGTGGCTCGGCTCCCAGCCCGAGACGGTGTACGCCATGGGCGACCTGCTGTTCTACGGGCGCGAGAACGCCGAGGAGCGCGGCGCGACGGCCTTCTACGACCGCGCCCACGGTCGCCCCGTGGCCGAGCGCGACCCCTTCGCCATCCGCCTGGAGTCGGATGAGGCGCTGCGCCGCATGTACCTGGAGGCCGAGGCCGAGGATGGCTACGTGCGCGACCAGAGCGTGTTCGGCGATGGCATCTCGATCGAGGACGATATGGCCGTGCTGGTGCGCTACCGCAGCCGCGCCCAGATGAGCTACCACCTGACGGCCTACGCGCCCTGGGAGGGCTTCCGCGTGGCCTTCAACGGCACCAAGGGGCGGCTGGAGTACGATGTGCACGAGAACTCGTACGTCAGCGGCTCCAGCGACGACAGCAACCTGCCCGAGATCCGTGACAGCCCCTCCACCGAGCTGAGCGAGACGGCCAGCCTGGTCATCCGCCCGCTGTGGGGCAGGCCGGTGGAGGTGGAGCTGGGCGACAGCAGCGAGGCGGGCCACGGCGGCGGCGACCGCCGCATGCTCGATGATATCTTCAAGGGCGTGCAGAGCGACCCGCTGGGCCGCGCCGCCAACCACGTCGATGGCGCAATGTCCATCCTCACCGGCATCGCGGCCAATCAGGCCTTCGCCACCGGCCTGCCCGTGCGCGTGGGCGATCTGGTCCGGTTCTAG
- a CDS encoding phosphotransferase, with protein MAQPLARNTRRLPMVDRDQALSFLQQSLQTQAEKLYGIALEDLHLRPAHQGGQNIVYSYTKDSREYILRISFRSDRPPEQIQAELDFVLFLSDHGARVSTPVRSRQGRYSEVLWLGERPLSLVVFEKAPGDRLADRGYQYRDGAPIEEYFANWGQTLGKMHRLARRYAPDPSSARRALLVDTLADQTIPRYVPASQRRVRERCAQLIERLRQLPRDEGAFGLIHGDFSDGNFCIDYADGTITAFDFDDAAYCWFMYDLADAWRAGTGWIAHEADAEKRRAFMERYFATLLQGYAKEHTLSGEWLGRLPLFVELVAIEAVMNEFRAIAEQGEPYDDEGLAFALRCIEEGIPFLGFFDPIYSHEHPFQLR; from the coding sequence ATGGCACAGCCGCTGGCGCGAAACACAAGGAGATTGCCTATGGTAGATAGGGATCAGGCGCTGAGCTTTCTTCAGCAGTCGCTCCAGACCCAGGCCGAAAAGTTGTATGGCATCGCGCTAGAAGACCTGCACCTGCGCCCGGCGCACCAGGGTGGCCAGAACATCGTCTACTCCTACACCAAAGATTCCCGCGAGTATATCCTGCGCATATCGTTCCGCAGCGACCGCCCGCCCGAGCAGATCCAGGCCGAGCTAGACTTTGTGCTGTTCCTCTCCGACCACGGCGCGCGCGTCAGCACCCCGGTGCGCTCGCGGCAGGGGCGCTACAGCGAAGTGCTGTGGCTGGGCGAGCGCCCGCTGTCGCTCGTTGTCTTTGAGAAAGCCCCCGGCGACCGGCTGGCGGACCGAGGCTACCAGTACCGCGATGGCGCGCCCATCGAGGAGTACTTCGCCAACTGGGGCCAGACGCTTGGCAAGATGCACCGGCTGGCGCGGCGCTACGCCCCCGACCCATCCAGCGCGCGGCGGGCGCTCCTGGTCGACACCCTGGCAGATCAGACCATCCCTCGCTATGTCCCCGCCTCGCAGCGCCGTGTGCGCGAGCGCTGCGCGCAGCTTATCGAGCGCCTGCGGCAACTGCCCCGCGACGAGGGCGCGTTTGGGCTGATCCACGGCGATTTTAGCGATGGCAACTTCTGCATCGACTACGCGGACGGCACCATCACCGCGTTCGACTTTGATGATGCGGCCTACTGCTGGTTTATGTACGACCTGGCCGACGCATGGCGGGCGGGCACGGGCTGGATCGCCCACGAGGCCGACGCCGAGAAGCGCCGCGCGTTCATGGAGCGGTACTTCGCGACCCTGCTCCAGGGCTATGCAAAAGAGCACACGCTCTCGGGCGAGTGGCTGGGGCGGCTGCCGCTGTTTGTCGAGCTGGTGGCCATAGAGGCCGTGATGAACGAGTTTCGCGCGATCGCCGAGCAGGGCGAGCCGTACGACGACGAGGGCCTGGCCTTCGCGCTGCGGTGCATCGAGGAGGGCATCCCCTTCCTGGGCTTCTTCGACCCCATCTACTCGCACGAGCACCCCTTCCAGCTGCGGTAG
- the aadA gene encoding AadA family aminoglycoside 3''-O-nucleotidyltransferase has translation MTNTVPAEIAAQIAQTLGVIERHLAPSLLAVHLYGSALDGGLRPQSDIDLLVTLGAQPDDRLRRAVMRDLLGVSAPPGQSAEYRALEVTVVLRDELVPWRYPPRRELQFGEWLRGDIQAGNITPAVVDIDLAILLTKARHSSIALVGPAAASLFEPVPEADFRRVLADTLGTWSAPPDWAGDERNIVLTLARMWYSAATGKIAPKDAAADWALARLPAEHRPVLAEARLAYLGLGEDRLASRGDLVAAFILFAKREIAEVLRSAPATPSDLPTPPSSRGAA, from the coding sequence ATGACAAACACTGTGCCAGCCGAGATCGCGGCTCAGATCGCCCAAACCCTCGGTGTGATCGAGCGCCATCTCGCGCCCAGCCTGCTGGCGGTGCACCTGTATGGCTCCGCGCTGGATGGCGGCCTGAGGCCCCAGAGCGACATCGACCTGCTGGTGACGCTGGGCGCGCAGCCCGACGATCGGCTGCGGCGGGCCGTGATGCGCGACCTGCTGGGCGTCTCCGCGCCGCCCGGCCAGAGCGCAGAGTACCGCGCGCTGGAGGTAACGGTTGTCCTGCGCGATGAGCTCGTGCCGTGGCGCTACCCGCCCCGGCGAGAGCTGCAGTTCGGCGAGTGGCTGCGCGGGGATATCCAGGCGGGCAACATCACGCCAGCCGTCGTCGACATCGACCTGGCCATCCTGCTCACCAAGGCGCGCCACAGCAGCATCGCCCTGGTTGGCCCGGCGGCGGCGAGCCTCTTCGAGCCTGTGCCCGAGGCCGACTTTCGCAGGGTGCTGGCCGACACGCTGGGCACGTGGAGCGCGCCGCCCGACTGGGCGGGCGATGAGCGGAATATCGTGCTCACGCTGGCGCGCATGTGGTACAGCGCGGCCACCGGAAAGATCGCGCCGAAGGACGCCGCCGCCGACTGGGCGCTCGCGCGGCTGCCCGCCGAGCACCGGCCCGTGCTCGCCGAGGCGCGGCTGGCCTACCTTGGCCTCGGCGAAGATCGGCTGGCATCGCGTGGCGATCTGGTGGCGGCGTTCATCCTCTTCGCAAAGCGCGAGATCGCCGAGGTGCTCCGATCTGCGCCAGCCACGCCGAGCGATTTGCCCACGCCGCCATCATCGCGTGGCGCGGCGTGA
- a CDS encoding DinB family protein has protein sequence MHPTNGRKRAAPMTRAAIAEARAFASWQDYQDALIRAIAPLSDEQLRAQVIPGQRTPGQLAEHIVFGRALHLRRTLGEQAAALAPLLAWEEGPPRSAAEIMRGLEQTWGVIAGLLMRGSPADALGEEDAVAVQTIWGLLDHDLPHAGELSLLLGAAGWGEVEI, from the coding sequence ATGCATCCGACAAATGGAAGAAAGAGAGCAGCGCCCATGACACGAGCAGCAATCGCGGAGGCCCGCGCCTTCGCAAGCTGGCAGGACTACCAGGATGCCCTCATACGCGCCATCGCGCCGCTCAGCGACGAGCAGCTGCGCGCGCAGGTCATCCCCGGCCAGCGCACGCCGGGGCAACTCGCCGAGCACATCGTCTTCGGGCGGGCGCTGCACCTGCGCCGCACCCTGGGCGAGCAGGCGGCAGCGCTCGCGCCGCTGCTGGCCTGGGAGGAAGGCCCGCCGCGCAGCGCCGCCGAGATCATGCGCGGGCTGGAGCAGACTTGGGGCGTGATCGCGGGCCTGCTGATGCGCGGCTCGCCCGCCGACGCGCTGGGCGAAGAGGACGCGGTGGCCGTGCAGACGATCTGGGGGCTGCTCGACCACGACCTGCCCCACGCGGGCGAGCTGTCGCTGCTGCTGGGTGCGGCGGGGTGGGGCGAGGTGGAGATCTAG